A window of Streptomyces sp. DG1A-41 contains these coding sequences:
- a CDS encoding thioesterase family protein produces the protein MPEAASAPAVRATIGDSEFDRDTALTRRAPGVYDIDLSAGWTIISAVNGGYLLAVLGRALADTLPHADPFTISAHYLTASRPGPAVVRTDVVRTGRTLSTGQASLVQYDDEGREVERIRVLASYGDLDTLPDDVRTTARPPAIPPLEHCFGPEAASDIRLPSGGPAPVPGSSAIADRLMLKLDPSTLGWALGKPSGKGEMRAWFGLADGRDHDPLSLLLAVDALPPTAFELGLKGWVPTVELTVHVRCRPAPGPLRVAISTRNLAGGFLEEDAEVWDSADRLVAQSRQLARVRLG, from the coding sequence CCCGGCGTCTACGACATCGACCTCTCCGCCGGCTGGACGATCATCAGCGCCGTCAACGGCGGCTATCTGCTGGCCGTCCTGGGCCGCGCGCTGGCGGACACCCTGCCGCACGCCGACCCCTTCACCATCTCGGCGCACTACCTGACCGCTTCGCGGCCCGGCCCGGCGGTCGTCCGCACCGACGTCGTCCGCACCGGCCGGACCCTGTCGACGGGCCAAGCCTCCCTCGTCCAGTACGACGACGAGGGCCGCGAGGTGGAACGCATCCGCGTCCTCGCCTCCTACGGCGACCTGGACACCCTGCCCGACGACGTCCGCACGACGGCCAGGCCGCCCGCTATCCCGCCGCTGGAGCACTGTTTCGGCCCGGAGGCCGCATCTGATATCCGACTACCGTCGGGTGGCCCCGCCCCGGTGCCCGGCAGCTCGGCCATAGCCGACCGGCTGATGCTCAAGCTGGACCCGTCGACCCTGGGCTGGGCCCTCGGCAAGCCGTCCGGCAAGGGGGAGATGCGGGCCTGGTTCGGGCTCGCGGACGGCCGTGACCACGACCCGCTCTCCCTGCTGCTGGCGGTGGACGCCCTGCCGCCCACCGCCTTCGAGCTCGGGCTGAAGGGCTGGGTGCCCACCGTCGAGCTGACCGTGCACGTCCGCTGCCGTCCGGCGCCCGGTCCGCTGCGCGTGGCGATCAGCACGCGCAACCTCGCCGGTGGCTTCCTGGAGGAGGACGCCGAGGTGTGGGACAGCGCCGACCGGCTGGTGGCGCAGTCCCGTCAGCTCGCGCGGGTCAGGCTCGGCTGA
- a CDS encoding YafY family protein, with protein sequence MKSDRLLSILLLLQTRGRVPARELAERLEVSVRTVYRDVEALSAAGVPVYAERGRHGGIELLAGFRTDVTGLTADESRALFVLAAQGAHAALGLDAAFGSALRKVMAALPAPHRPAAETTSRRILVDASRWRGGPQPAVDLEVLRDAVFADRRLRLRYRHSGERQVRTYTVDPYGLVAKAGVWYLVADRRAEPRLFRADRVRSARLLDDPVRRRPGVELADAWEALRRQVEERSGGLDVTVRVRRERLDMFLRLTAFLPAELLDDDGESEWATVRLTYGLLPETRQLLVFADQVEVLSPPQVRDELARAAGSVTELYQRSGADPT encoded by the coding sequence GTGAAGTCCGACCGCCTGCTGTCGATCCTGTTGCTCCTCCAGACTCGCGGCCGGGTCCCCGCGCGCGAACTAGCCGAGCGGCTCGAGGTGTCGGTCCGCACCGTCTACCGCGATGTCGAGGCCCTGTCGGCCGCCGGCGTCCCGGTCTACGCGGAACGCGGTCGGCACGGTGGCATCGAACTGCTCGCCGGGTTCCGCACGGACGTCACCGGTCTGACCGCCGACGAGTCCCGCGCGCTGTTCGTCCTGGCCGCGCAGGGCGCGCACGCCGCGCTCGGACTGGACGCGGCGTTCGGCTCGGCCCTGCGCAAGGTGATGGCCGCGCTGCCGGCTCCGCACCGCCCGGCCGCCGAGACGACCTCCCGCCGCATCCTCGTCGACGCCAGCCGCTGGCGCGGCGGGCCGCAGCCGGCCGTCGACCTGGAGGTGCTGCGGGACGCCGTCTTCGCCGACCGCAGGCTGCGGCTGCGCTACCGGCACAGCGGAGAACGCCAGGTGCGGACGTACACCGTCGACCCGTACGGCCTCGTCGCCAAGGCGGGCGTCTGGTACCTGGTCGCCGACCGGCGGGCCGAACCCCGGCTCTTCCGGGCGGACCGGGTGCGCTCGGCCCGGCTCCTCGACGATCCCGTACGGCGGCGTCCGGGCGTCGAACTCGCCGACGCCTGGGAGGCCCTGCGCCGCCAGGTCGAGGAACGGTCCGGCGGGCTGGACGTCACCGTCCGGGTGCGGCGCGAGCGGCTCGACATGTTCCTGCGGCTGACGGCCTTCCTGCCGGCGGAACTCCTCGACGACGACGGCGAGAGCGAGTGGGCGACCGTGCGACTGACGTACGGACTCCTCCCCGAGACCCGCCAACTGCTCGTGTTCGCCGACCAGGTGGAGGTCCTCTCGCCCCCTCAGGTGCGCGACGAACTGGCCCGGGCGGCCGGTTCCGTCACGGAGCTGTACCAGCGCTCCGGGGCGGACCCAACGTGA